A stretch of the Candidatus Bathyarchaeia archaeon genome encodes the following:
- a CDS encoding PAC2 family protein encodes MPVQLLVDSKNLKGSTLVTGFHGVGQTGYIATSYMIHALKAERVGFIQVANPPPWVGTADGGLVTPFEVYRRGKTVLVKLEFSPHRSEEAEFAKALANWAVKGKFKDAILIGGLDSSFRNNNDDFCVVPTGAYIDQAKVFKAPILEPGLLVYGPLAVMLSEFEIHDFPAVAVLPYAEPARADPAAAALAIRKISKAYNFKVNLKELLKDAKLIEREYDHKSRLTKSHERLYA; translated from the coding sequence GTGCCAGTTCAGCTTCTCGTTGATTCGAAGAATCTCAAAGGCTCAACCCTCGTCACAGGGTTCCATGGTGTAGGACAGACGGGTTACATTGCGACCTCCTACATGATACACGCACTGAAAGCAGAACGAGTGGGCTTCATCCAAGTCGCAAACCCACCTCCCTGGGTCGGGACAGCGGACGGAGGACTGGTCACACCTTTCGAGGTCTACCGGAGAGGTAAAACCGTCTTGGTCAAGCTAGAATTTTCTCCGCACAGATCCGAAGAAGCAGAGTTCGCAAAGGCCTTGGCAAACTGGGCTGTGAAGGGCAAATTCAAGGACGCGATTCTGATCGGAGGACTCGATTCGTCGTTCAGAAACAACAACGACGACTTTTGCGTCGTTCCGACGGGTGCGTATATCGACCAGGCAAAAGTGTTCAAAGCGCCAATCCTCGAACCCGGCTTGCTCGTCTATGGCCCGCTAGCGGTCATGCTGAGTGAGTTCGAAATACACGACTTCCCGGCAGTAGCAGTTCTTCCCTACGCGGAGCCAGCCCGGGCCGACCCTGCAGCCGCCGCGTTAGCCATTCGGAAAATCTCGAAAGCCTACAATTTCAAAGTCAACCTGAAAGAACTGTTGAAGGACGCGAAACTTATCGAGCGAGAGTACGATCACAAGTCCAGACTTACGAAATCTCACGAGCGACTGTACGCCTAG